GCGTTCAGAGTGCACCTGCAGCGCACTGAACACTGACTTAACTCTGCGTCCGATCGCCTCAGGTGATGAATGATGATGGAAATTTGGACGAGCACAACTCATTGAGTTCTTTTTGGGAAACAAAGGAGCTTGCGACGGGGTATCCAGGAACCCTCTTTTATCCTTGAATATCTCCAAGATACTGCTCGCATGGGAAACTAGGAGCTTCCCTATGCTTGGCGTTATCAAACGGTCCTTGAACTGCTCCCGCCGTGCCCCGGCAGTGGCTTGTTTAACCCGTGGAACTCTCAGCACGTATTCCTGGCGCCCATCGGACTTATCTATTTCACTTACATCACAAACCTTGAGCATTGCAAACTGAATGTTCCTCTGCCCCAAGAGCAAACAGAGCCAAGCTAAAAGGTAGTCATCGAGAGGAATCCTGCCAACGGCAAAGGCATCATTTAGTGCCGCGTGCACAGCAGAACGTTCAACGTCCGTAAGAGGTCCTTTAAGAGGGTCCATGGTCAGGACGGCAGTTCCTTTGCGGACTCCTTTAAGGCGAACGCTATTTAGGAAACGAACGGCGTCGCCCGTTACACCTGGCGCTCCAAGGCGGTACCACTTCTTGAGGAAAGCCCTCAAGCCCCCCAACTTCCACTCGCTATCGGAGCTCAACGATGCTCTATAAGTAACAAGAATTGGTGCGTCAATTTCATCTACCAATCGCTTCCGACCAGTAGCTATCGACGCCAATAAAACCCTCAGGTTTTCGAATATGGCTGCGACGGTCGCTGCTTCAGTGTTCTCGGCGTACCAGATCAAGGGGATCTTTACAGCCTCAACAAACCCCTCTGTTGCATACTCATTCAATCTGCTGAAGTTCACGCAAATTGCACTGAGGCCATCGTGGAACGTCCAGCGTTTTCCACTTGGATCGAAGATTGCCCCGCTTAGAGTATTCACGATGGGCGGAAGCCTGTGGTGGCCAGGAAGACGGGAGGGTAAGACAGCTTCTTCAGTCATTATTCCCCCAACCTTCTGTCTGCTTAGCCTGCATTTCTAGAGACACCTGTTGAGCTTTTAGTCGAACGTGTCGCCGAGTGTATTGCCCAGCGGTTTTCGAGGTCGGCGACCACCCCATCAAGAACGAGCGCATACGCTCTTCTTCGGAGCCAGAAACCTTTACGCTATCCATCGTTTCCGAGAAACGATCATTCCACGTGTGGCGCAGAACATGTGGAGTCACAGCATTGAACTCTCCTTGGAAGGCATCCCGAAGTGAGGCGAAAACAGCATTCACGGCACTTAGCGACAGGGGTGCCCCTGTGCCCATGGCGACGAACAGAAATGGGTGCCGCCTTGCACCTTCAGTGCTTCGGCGTGTATTGGTTATATATTCATGCGTCAGCCTACAAAGACCTGGGGATAGCGGGATCTTTCGGTCGCGCGTCTTCACCAATGGTTGGTTTTTTCGGGGGTCCTCCGGGTCATCTGCCCGTCTGGCAACAGTCAGCTCTTCCGACTGGAAGTTGATATCGGGAATTTTTACGTTCAGAAGTTCGCCGCGACGTAGCCCGAGTTCGTAAAACCAACGAATCAGAACGGAATTCCGAACACGCGTGCCTTCCCCATCCCAGGGGTTCTCAGGTGACTCTGGCGACGTGACACTTAGGAGTTTCTCGGCCACCTCAGGGGGAAGCCCTTCCCGCTGTCCAATCGTGTTACGGCCCTTGTGACGCGGAAGTCGCGCATCCAGAGAATCCTTGCAACACGTCCATTCACTCCAAAGTCGCTCGCCATCAGTTGCACCCGAGTGATAGCGAGTCATGCGGTATCTCACGAGCCAATCAAGATAGTTCCTGATGACCCGAATACGGTTAGCTGCGGTATGACCCGCCACTTCAGTTGGTGCAAATTGTCGTTGAACAAGGCGCACACTTTCAGCGGCGCTTCTACGAGTGGATTTATGGGAAGGAGGAATTAAATTGCACTTCAGTTGATCAGCGACAGGTCGCCTACAGTGTCGAACGAGCTCATCCAACTCGCTCAGACGAAAAACACTTCCCTCTCGAATCCGCTGTTCAATATCAATCTGACTCGAGTCAAGGAATAGCTGCAATATCATGATTGACCTCAATACCTGGTCAATCGTATTGCTCGCTCTGTTAGTAGCTCGAATTTCACTGAGCACGTAGACAGAGGGTTCGAACAAGGGCGCGCCGGTAGCAAGTGCAATCAGCACTGGCAAGCGCTCGCCTGAGCTCAAGACAATCTTCTTTACCGCATACGGGTTCAGAGCCATTTGTTTACACCTACGCAAGGTAAACGCTTAACAAATGTAGCTCTAACTCCGAAAAAATCTGTAACCAATAAAAAAGCGAAGCCAAATCAATGGCTTCGCTTCAGACGTTGTCACTTCTTATCTAGCTGTTTTTCAGAACGGGATATCGTCATCAAAGCTGTCGAAGTCCGGAGCCGGCTGCGGAGCGGCCTGCTGGGGCGCTGGACGCGACTCACGCTGTGGCTGCTGGCTTGGCTGTGGACGCGACTGCTGTGGACGTGGCGCCGAGTTGGACATGCCGCCTTGGCCCTGTTGGTCGCCCTGTGGACGGCCGCCCAGCAGTTGCATGGTGCCTTGCATGTCGACCACGATTTCAGTGGTGTAACGCTTGATACCGTCTTTTTCCCACTCGCGGGTTTGCAGTTTGCCTTCGATGTAGACCTGCGAACCTTTGCGCAGGTATTCACCGGCGATCTCTGCGACTTTGCCGAACATCGACACACGGTGCCATTCGGTTTTTTCGACTTTCTGACCGGTTTGCTTGTCGGTCCACTGTTCGCTGGTCGCCAGACTCAGGTTGGTCACGGCGTTACCGTTAGGCAAGTAGCGAACTTCGGGATCCTGGCCGCATGTACCGACCAATATGACTTTGTTAACCCCACGGGCCATAACGTTCTCCTAAGCTGGGCGCGCTGTCGGCACTGGGTTGACCAGTTGCTCGAGCGTCGCGCGATCCAATAATTCGGTGTCCAATTTGATGTAGATGGCGGCTTCTTCAGCAATAACCACGGCATCCGTTACCCCAGCGACAGCCTTTAGGCGCTCTACCAGGCCAGCTTCACGAATTGCTTCGGGCGACAACGGCAGGCGCAGGCTTGTGACGTACGGAGGTTCGCGCATGGTAACAGCAAAGGCCAGCCAAAGTGCAGCCAGCCCGGCGCATCCGAGGAACACAACCGACAAACCGCCATGCTGGAACATCCAGCCGCCCATGATGCCGCCCAACGCAGAACCCAGGAACTGGCTGGTGGAATACACCCCCATTGCAGTGCCCTTGCCACCGGCCGGTGAAACTTTACTGATCAGCGAAGGCAATGAAGCCTCCAGCAGGTTGAACGCAGTGAAAAACACCACCGTGCCGATTACCAGCGCCCGTAGGCTGTCGCCGAACTGCCAGAAGAATAGTTCAGTGAGCATCAATGTCGCGACGGCGCCCAGCAGAACTCGTTTCATTTTGCGTTTTTTCTCGCCGTAGATGATGAACGGGATCATGGCGAAGAATGAAATCAACAGCGCGGTCAGGTAGACCCACCAGTGCTGCTCCTTGGGCAGGCCGGCTTTTTCCACCAGCGCCAAGGGCAAGGCGACGAAGCTGCACATCAGCATCGCGTGTAATACGAAGATACCCAAATCCAGGCGCAGCAGGTCCGGATGCCTGAGCGTCGGCAATAGCGCCTTGCGCGCGACGCCTGACTCGCGGTGCTGCAGCGTACCGGTGGAGCGCGGCACCATAAAGGCCACGATCACGATGCCGAACAACGCCATGCCGCCGGTGGCCAGGAACAAACCGTGCAGGCCAAACGCACGCGTCAGCAAGGGGCCGACCACCATGGCCACGGCAAATGACAGCCCGATGGTCATGCCGATCATGGCCATGGCCTTGGTGCGGTGTTGCTCGCGGGTCAGGTCCGAGAGCAGCGCCATCACGGCGGCAGAAATCGCGCCGGCACCTTGCAGGATGCGCCCGGCGATCACGCCCCAGATCGAATCGGACTGGGCCGCAAGCACACTGCCCAAGGCAAAGACGATCAACCCCAGGTAAATCACCGGGCGACGGCCGATGCGATCGGAAATGATCCCGAACGGAATCTGAAAAATCGCCTGGGTCAGGCCATAGGCGCCAATCGCCAGGCCGATCAGTGCTGGGGTCGCGCCGGCGAGGTCCATGCCATAGGTCGCCAGCACCGGCAACACCATGAACATGCCCAGCATACGGAAGGCGAACACCAGGGCCAGACCGCTTGCTGCTCGGGTCTCGCCGCTACTCATGCGTTCGCTGTGGGGATCGTGCATGGAAAAACCTCGTGTGAACCGGCGGCGATTCTACCAGTCCCATCGATTGAGAGGGTATATGCGGCGCTTTGCCGCGCAGCTTTCATGTAAGGCTGCACCCGGCACTTTGACAGTGTATATTCATCCAGTCTTCCGTCGTATACTCCCGCATTATTTACGCCCGCCGTGCGAGGCCATCTTGGACAAGATCCTGATTCGTGGGGCTAGAACCCACAACCTGAAGAACATCGACCTGACCCTGCCCCGGGACAAGCTGATCGTCATCACCGGCTTGTCCGGCTCCGGCAAATCGTCCCTGGCGTTCGACACGCTGTATGCCGAAGGTCAGCGCCGCTACGTGGAATCGCTATCGGCCTATGCCCGCCAGTTCCTGTCGATGATGGAAAAGCCGGACGTCGACACCATCGAAGGGCTGTCGCCGGCGATCTCCATCGAACAGAAGTCGACCTCCCATAACCCACGCTCCACCGTGGGCACCATTACCGAAATCTACGACTACCTGCGCCTGCTGTATGCACGGGTCGGTATTCCGCGCTGCCCGGACCATGACATCCCGCTGGAAGCCCAGACCGTCAGCCAGATGGTCGACCTGGTGCTGGCCCAACCCGAAGGCGCCAAGCTGATGCTGCTGGCCCCGGTGATTCGTGAGCGCAAGGGCGAACACCTTTCTGTCTTCGAAGAATTGCGGGCACAGGGTTTTGTGCGCGCGCGCATCAACGGCAAGCTGTATGAGCTGGATGAAGCGCCGAAACTCGACAAGCAGAAGAAGCACTCCATCGATGTCGTGGTCGACCGCTTCAAGGTACGCGCCGACCTGCAGCAGCGCCTGGCAGAATCGTTCGAGACTGCGCTGAAGCTGGCGGACGGCATTGCCCTGGTGGCACCGATGGATGACGAGCCGGGCGAGGAGATCATCTTCTCGGCACGTTTTGCCTGCCCGATCTGTGGCCATGCCATCAGCGAGCTCGAACCCAAGCTGTTTTCCTTCAACAACCCGGCTGGCGCCTGCCCGACATGCGATGGCCTGGGCGTGAAGCAGTTCTTCGACATCAAGCGCCTGGTGAATGGCGAGTTGACGCTGGCGGAGGGCGCGATACGCGGGTGGGACAGGCGTAACGTCTACTACTTCCAGATGCTGGGGTCGTTGGCGTCCCACTACAAGTTCAGCCTGGAAGTGCCATTCAACCAACTGCCGGCGGATCAGCAGAAGGTCATCCTCAATGGCAGTGGTTCGCAGAACGTCGACTTCAAGTATTTGAACGACCGCGGCGATATCGTCAAACGCTCCCATCCATTCGAAGGCATCGTACCGAACCTGGAGCGACGCTACCGCGAGACCGAATCGGCGAGCGTGCGCGAAGAACTGGCGAAATTCCTCAGCACCCAGCCGTGCCCGGATTGCCGCGGCACTCGCTTGCGTCGCGAGGCCCGACATGTGTGGGTTGGCGAGAAAACCTTGCCGGCCGTGACCAACCTGCCCATCGGCGATGCCTGTGAATACTTTGGTGTGCTCAAGCTGACCGGACGTCGTGGGGAAATC
The genomic region above belongs to Pseudomonas sp. S35 and contains:
- a CDS encoding site-specific integrase, whose amino-acid sequence is MTEEAVLPSRLPGHHRLPPIVNTLSGAIFDPSGKRWTFHDGLSAICVNFSRLNEYATEGFVEAVKIPLIWYAENTEAATVAAIFENLRVLLASIATGRKRLVDEIDAPILVTYRASLSSDSEWKLGGLRAFLKKWYRLGAPGVTGDAVRFLNSVRLKGVRKGTAVLTMDPLKGPLTDVERSAVHAALNDAFAVGRIPLDDYLLAWLCLLLGQRNIQFAMLKVCDVSEIDKSDGRQEYVLRVPRVKQATAGARREQFKDRLITPSIGKLLVSHASSILEIFKDKRGFLDTPSQAPLFPKKNSMSCARPNFHHHSSPEAIGRRVKSVFSALQVHSERTGELIKVTSKRLRHTVATSAAREGHGELIIAELLDHSDTQNVGVYVKATPEIVERLDQAIALHMAPLAHAFAGVIISDESVAIRGDDPRSRIVDPSFDASMKPMGNCSRCGSCGFMAPIACYTCKSFQAWIDGPHEAVLEYLVSERDRLMSEVDTRIATINDRTILAVAEVVRQIRETRKEDGDVC
- a CDS encoding site-specific integrase; this translates as MALNPYAVKKIVLSSGERLPVLIALATGAPLFEPSVYVLSEIRATNRASNTIDQVLRSIMILQLFLDSSQIDIEQRIREGSVFRLSELDELVRHCRRPVADQLKCNLIPPSHKSTRRSAAESVRLVQRQFAPTEVAGHTAANRIRVIRNYLDWLVRYRMTRYHSGATDGERLWSEWTCCKDSLDARLPRHKGRNTIGQREGLPPEVAEKLLSVTSPESPENPWDGEGTRVRNSVLIRWFYELGLRRGELLNVKIPDINFQSEELTVARRADDPEDPRKNQPLVKTRDRKIPLSPGLCRLTHEYITNTRRSTEGARRHPFLFVAMGTGAPLSLSAVNAVFASLRDAFQGEFNAVTPHVLRHTWNDRFSETMDSVKVSGSEEERMRSFLMGWSPTSKTAGQYTRRHVRLKAQQVSLEMQAKQTEGWGNND
- a CDS encoding MFS transporter, whose protein sequence is MHDPHSERMSSGETRAASGLALVFAFRMLGMFMVLPVLATYGMDLAGATPALIGLAIGAYGLTQAIFQIPFGIISDRIGRRPVIYLGLIVFALGSVLAAQSDSIWGVIAGRILQGAGAISAAVMALLSDLTREQHRTKAMAMIGMTIGLSFAVAMVVGPLLTRAFGLHGLFLATGGMALFGIVIVAFMVPRSTGTLQHRESGVARKALLPTLRHPDLLRLDLGIFVLHAMLMCSFVALPLALVEKAGLPKEQHWWVYLTALLISFFAMIPFIIYGEKKRKMKRVLLGAVATLMLTELFFWQFGDSLRALVIGTVVFFTAFNLLEASLPSLISKVSPAGGKGTAMGVYSTSQFLGSALGGIMGGWMFQHGGLSVVFLGCAGLAALWLAFAVTMREPPYVTSLRLPLSPEAIREAGLVERLKAVAGVTDAVVIAEEAAIYIKLDTELLDRATLEQLVNPVPTARPA
- a CDS encoding single-stranded DNA-binding protein; protein product: MARGVNKVILVGTCGQDPEVRYLPNGNAVTNLSLATSEQWTDKQTGQKVEKTEWHRVSMFGKVAEIAGEYLRKGSQVYIEGKLQTREWEKDGIKRYTTEIVVDMQGTMQLLGGRPQGDQQGQGGMSNSAPRPQQSRPQPSQQPQRESRPAPQQAAPQPAPDFDSFDDDIPF